One part of the Sulfolobus tengchongensis genome encodes these proteins:
- a CDS encoding CaiB/BaiF CoA-transferase family protein — MSKLRVIELGSNISSPLVGEILADLGFDVIKVEPPPYGDDRRKVKPEINGISIYFASTNKGKRSIAINLKSEEGYEIFRRLVKTANILVTNYRPSALKRLKVDYENVVKLNPNIIYCSITGFGNFSEEADRPAYDTIILALSGLMDMTGEENGPPAKFATSISDITTGLFATVLILWALYRGGPAFLDVPMLYTQFYLTLEDAYMYLNTGRIPKRSGSSHRYLVPYQAFKTSDGYIYVAVFTDEQYQRLCDVLNRKDLAKFDTVSKRLENKSYITSELQKIFEKNNRDYWVKVLSEADVPVAPVLNIEEAFREYGNKLTYELDGVKYVHFPIKGLGVKGKAPRLGEHTREILLELGYNDDEINKLIEKGIVLSEK, encoded by the coding sequence ATGTCGAAGCTTAGAGTTATTGAGCTTGGAAGTAATATATCCTCACCATTAGTGGGTGAAATATTAGCTGATCTAGGTTTTGATGTAATCAAAGTGGAACCACCGCCTTATGGAGATGACAGGCGGAAAGTGAAACCTGAAATAAATGGCATTAGTATTTACTTTGCAAGTACTAATAAGGGCAAAAGGAGTATTGCCATTAATCTAAAAAGTGAAGAGGGATATGAGATTTTTAGGAGGCTAGTAAAAACTGCTAATATTTTAGTAACTAATTATAGGCCTTCTGCATTAAAGAGGCTTAAGGTGGATTATGAAAACGTGGTAAAGTTAAATCCTAATATAATCTACTGCTCCATAACTGGTTTTGGAAACTTTTCTGAAGAAGCTGACAGGCCAGCTTATGATACTATTATATTAGCTTTGAGTGGTCTAATGGACATGACTGGAGAGGAAAATGGCCCGCCAGCTAAATTTGCTACTTCCATTTCAGATATAACTACGGGATTATTTGCTACGGTATTAATATTGTGGGCATTGTATCGTGGAGGGCCAGCCTTTTTAGATGTACCAATGCTTTATACTCAATTTTATTTAACTCTAGAAGACGCTTACATGTATCTCAATACCGGCAGGATACCTAAAAGATCTGGATCTTCACATAGGTATTTGGTTCCTTATCAAGCTTTTAAAACTTCAGATGGTTACATATACGTTGCAGTATTTACCGATGAGCAATATCAAAGATTATGTGACGTACTAAATCGTAAGGATTTAGCCAAATTTGATACTGTTTCTAAGAGACTTGAAAATAAGAGTTATATAACGAGTGAATTACAGAAGATTTTTGAGAAAAACAATAGAGACTATTGGGTTAAAGTTTTAAGCGAGGCTGATGTACCAGTTGCGCCGGTTCTTAATATAGAGGAAGCTTTTAGAGAATATGGAAATAAATTGACTTATGAGTTAGACGGTGTTAAATATGTTCATTTCCCTATTAAAGGTTTAGGTGTTAAAGGGAAAGCTCCAAGACTTGGCGAGCATACAAGGGAAATATTGTTAGAATTAGGATATAACGATGATGAAATAAATAAGTTAATTGAAAAGGGAATAGTTCTAAGTGAAAAATAG
- a CDS encoding NAD(P)/FAD-dependent oxidoreductase — MASERIVILGGGFAGISAKLAYPNAILVDENDFMVNTPRLIETIERDLPVSYALIPRKVDFKSKILNVDFKEKKVITTEGNIKFDKLVIALGYEQDLSKIKGADKFALGFTLGVIERIKSLKPNSRVSVLGGGALGVELAGALSKRGYQVNVIEVESRLVPYLTPDFSKEVQNILEKQGVNVILKARIDEIRENEIITTQGVIKTDYTIFSAGFSGPRIIKDLGLTNKNNRMLVDKFLKSVDYDFVYGAGDCANFKDGFIPQSAQVALQAGEVAINNALKDNKIEFKPIQRAIVLKIGDEYIGSIKGTVIKGPISALVKSFAISSLENKVKRLNKIILAI; from the coding sequence ATGGCAAGCGAAAGAATAGTAATATTAGGTGGAGGATTTGCAGGAATTTCTGCAAAATTGGCTTATCCTAATGCTATACTTGTAGATGAAAACGATTTTATGGTAAATACCCCAAGATTAATAGAAACTATAGAAAGGGATCTTCCGGTATCTTATGCGCTAATCCCTAGGAAGGTAGACTTTAAGAGTAAAATTTTGAATGTTGACTTTAAAGAAAAGAAGGTAATTACTACAGAAGGAAACATTAAATTTGATAAATTAGTAATTGCATTAGGGTATGAACAAGATTTAAGTAAAATTAAAGGAGCCGATAAGTTCGCATTGGGATTCACTTTGGGGGTTATTGAAAGAATTAAGTCCCTTAAACCGAATTCTAGAGTTTCAGTTCTTGGAGGCGGTGCACTAGGCGTTGAGCTAGCTGGTGCATTAAGCAAAAGGGGTTATCAAGTTAATGTAATAGAGGTTGAGAGCAGATTAGTGCCATATTTGACTCCAGATTTTTCTAAAGAAGTTCAGAATATCTTAGAAAAGCAGGGTGTTAATGTAATCTTGAAAGCCAGAATAGATGAAATAAGAGAAAACGAAATAATTACCACTCAAGGGGTTATAAAAACTGATTATACTATATTTTCTGCAGGATTTTCTGGTCCTAGAATAATAAAAGATCTAGGTTTAACTAATAAAAACAATAGAATGTTAGTTGATAAATTTCTAAAATCGGTCGATTATGATTTTGTTTATGGAGCTGGTGATTGTGCTAACTTTAAAGATGGTTTTATTCCTCAATCAGCTCAAGTTGCCCTACAAGCTGGTGAGGTAGCTATTAATAACGCGTTAAAGGATAATAAAATTGAATTCAAACCAATTCAGAGGGCTATAGTGCTAAAAATTGGAGACGAATACATAGGAAGTATAAAAGGTACTGTAATAAAAGGTCCGATCTCTGCACTTGTGAAATCTTTTGCTATAAGTTCTTTAGAAAATAAGGTTAAGAGGTTAAACAAAATAATCTTAGCTATATAA
- a CDS encoding MFS transporter, which produces MDKGIPKTPLGPIDSLKLTFNHIKVWYTAGMGFFTDAYDLFIISAILDVLKQLNSPNFPLNGVTTGLLASSALFTAIVGQLVFGFLGDKIGRKAIYGVEAILMTLGALFSAFSPNIYWLIAFRSIMGLGIGGDYPISATIMSEYANVKDRGKLVALVFANQGLGSLAAVAVGAGAALVFPLDTAWRVMAAIGAIPAATVIYLRRKTPETPRYSLLAKGDVEGAKKAAEFLGAKIEEKKAIAKPLSVSEFLSKYWLTLIGTAGTWFILDIAFYGTGIYSGTITQLILGSPSSIANLIIEQGLPYMVGFFGYFTAVALMDKLGRKVIQTQGFIMMAIIYAVVSSLILTKGTKIIGLTIPAELAFLIYALSFFFIDFGPNTTTFVIPAEVYPTRARTTGHGISAAAGKLGAAITTYVFPSLLVSMGLKNILVMLSILSIIGAVLTIIAVKETKGKSLEEITGEEIIIQEQQAQ; this is translated from the coding sequence ATGGATAAGGGAATACCAAAAACACCTTTAGGTCCTATTGATTCATTGAAGCTAACATTTAACCATATAAAGGTTTGGTACACAGCTGGAATGGGTTTTTTCACTGATGCTTATGATCTATTTATAATAAGCGCGATATTGGATGTCTTAAAACAATTAAATAGTCCTAATTTTCCATTAAATGGGGTAACTACTGGGCTATTAGCCTCTTCTGCCTTATTCACTGCAATAGTAGGACAATTGGTCTTTGGTTTTCTGGGTGATAAAATAGGAAGAAAGGCCATATATGGAGTTGAGGCCATATTAATGACATTAGGCGCCTTATTTTCAGCATTTTCTCCAAATATTTATTGGTTAATAGCGTTTAGGTCAATAATGGGTCTAGGAATAGGTGGTGATTATCCAATTTCAGCTACAATAATGAGCGAATACGCAAATGTAAAAGATAGAGGTAAGTTAGTAGCGTTAGTTTTCGCAAATCAAGGATTAGGTAGTTTGGCAGCAGTTGCAGTAGGTGCAGGTGCAGCTCTAGTTTTTCCTTTGGATACTGCCTGGAGAGTAATGGCGGCAATAGGTGCAATACCCGCAGCTACAGTAATTTACCTTAGAAGGAAAACCCCAGAAACTCCGAGGTATTCTTTGCTAGCTAAAGGAGACGTAGAGGGAGCTAAAAAGGCAGCTGAATTTTTAGGAGCTAAGATTGAGGAAAAGAAAGCCATTGCAAAACCATTGTCAGTCTCTGAATTTCTATCAAAATATTGGTTAACGTTAATAGGCACTGCGGGGACATGGTTTATTTTAGATATTGCATTTTATGGTACAGGGATTTATTCTGGTACAATTACACAGTTAATATTAGGGAGTCCATCTAGTATAGCTAATTTAATAATAGAGCAAGGCTTACCATATATGGTTGGATTCTTTGGCTATTTCACTGCTGTCGCGTTGATGGATAAGTTAGGTAGAAAAGTTATTCAAACTCAAGGCTTCATAATGATGGCAATAATTTATGCAGTAGTCTCATCCTTAATATTGACTAAGGGAACTAAAATAATTGGTTTGACAATTCCAGCTGAGCTAGCATTTCTAATATATGCGCTATCTTTCTTCTTCATAGATTTTGGGCCCAATACTACAACTTTCGTAATTCCCGCGGAGGTATATCCAACTAGGGCTAGGACTACTGGTCATGGTATTAGCGCTGCAGCTGGTAAGTTAGGCGCCGCAATAACCACATATGTATTTCCATCGCTTTTGGTTTCAATGGGCTTAAAGAACATTCTAGTAATGCTATCAATACTCTCAATTATAGGTGCTGTATTAACTATTATAGCTGTTAAGGAAACTAAGGGTAAAAGTTTAGAGGAAATAACAGGAGAAGAAATAATAATTCAAGAACAACAAGCACAATAA